One window from the genome of Mangifera indica cultivar Alphonso unplaced genomic scaffold, CATAS_Mindica_2.1 Un_0068, whole genome shotgun sequence encodes:
- the LOC123207268 gene encoding protein DMR6-LIKE OXYGENASE 2-like, whose protein sequence is MATPTTSTKLLLSDFASTVQNVPSNYIRPINERPNLTQVQVSDASSVPLIDLDGLDGPCHSEIIEQIGLACQHEGFFQVKNHGISGEMINNMLNIARKIFKLPESERLKSYSDDSSKTTRLSTSFNVKTEKVANWRDFLRLHCYPLQDSIWETVDKFSCNV, encoded by the exons ATGGCCACACCTACCACTTCTACCAAGCTCCTACTCTCTGACTTTGCATCCACTGTTCAAAATGTTCCCTCTAATTATATCAGACCCATCAATGAGCGTCCAAATCTCACACAAGTCCAAGTATCAGATGCTTCTTCTGTTCCTCTTATCGACCTTGATGGTCTTGACGGCCCCTGCCACTCTGAAATCATCGAACAGATTGGTTTAGCATGCCAACACGAGGGTTTCTTTCAG GTGAAGAACCACGGAATTTCAGGGGAAATGATCAATAACATGTTAAACATtgcaagaaaaattttcaaactgccAGAGAGTGAGAGGTTGAAGAGTTACTCTGATGATTCTTCTAAAACCACTAGACTCTCCACTAGTTTTAATGTTAAGACCGAAAAGGTGGCCAACTGGAGAGATTTCTTGAGACTTCATTGTTACCCTCTTCAAGACTCAATCTGGGAAACTGTTGACAAATTTTCTTGCAATGTTTAA
- the LOC123207276 gene encoding putative disease resistance protein RGA3: MAEAIVSFVLKQLGSVPSEQASGYITKQVSLVGDVDEEVEKLTHNLEAIQAVLFDAEQKQMKTAAVRLWLHRLKDVCYDVEDVLDEWNTAILKLRIEGGHDHNAIAPKKKVCCFFPFRCFGFKEVVLRRDIAIRITDINKKLDPIAKEKNDYNLNVIKAIERFDNQQMQTTSFIDVSDIIGRENLKNDLVNKLLCEDREKNLHIISLVGMGGIGKTTLAQFAYNNNKVENNFDKRIWVCVSEPFDEIRIAKAIIQSLENYTSNVVELEYLLHCIRDSVKTKKFLLILDDVWTENDKKWEPFYNCLKNGLHESKILITTRKESVARIMKSNDIINVGELSNEENWLFFEKLALSERLPEEYKNLEEIGRKIVRKCKGLPLAVKTIGSLLQFKKSKEQWQHVLDSEMWKFEDTEKGLLTPLMLSYNDLPPMGYLREEKDDENEDIIGEEYFDYLVARSLLQKHKSFSGSYMHDIVHDFAQFLGDKECLSIEVYGDEDPLKNSPKDRGIGKLVNLRRLEYNDFRGTLLYTPKGVEKLTGLRRLGSFVIRGGGDHDNKACSFEGLKNLNRLEGGLIVRGLGNVTDVSNGKLAEVFKNKEKLRWLDLKFDKRGEVERLDEDDELILETSQPPPNLETLSIYYYKGNTFPAAWTTLTKLKELRLKDCPKLKALPDSLLQRTTLQELSISGCPFLCERYNKETGEDWPKISHIPYISINLQFVRSGQ, encoded by the exons ATGGCTGAAGCAATTGTTTCTTTTGTCTTGAAGCAACTGGGTTCAGTTCCTTCTGAGCAGGCTTCTGGCTACATCACAAAACAAGTGAGCCTTGTTGGGGATGTTGACGAAGAAGTAGAGAAGCTTACGCACAACCTTGAAGCCATTCAAGCTGTGTTATTTGATGCAGAGCAAAAACAAATGAAGACTGCAGCTGTGAGACTATGGTTACATCGTCTCAAAGACGTATGCTATGACGTGGAAGATGTGCTGGATGAGTGGAATACTGCAATCTTGAAATTGCGAATTGAGGGAGGTCACGATCATAATGCTATTGCTCCGAAGAAGAAGGTGTGTTGCTTCTTTCCATTTCGTTGTTTTGGTTTCAAAGAAGTTGTTTTACGTCGCGACATTGCAATTAGGATaactgatataaataaaaagctaGATCCTATAgccaaagagaaaaatgattataATCTTAATGTGATTAAGGCTATTGAGAGATTTGATAATCAACAAATGCaaactacttcttttattgatgTCTCTGATATAATTGGTagagaaaatttgaagaatgaTTTAGTAAACAAGTTATTGTGTGAGGATCGTGAAAAAAACCTCCATATCATCTCGCTTGTAGGGATGGGGGGAATAGGAAAAACAACTCTTGCccaatttgcctacaataacaATAAGGTGGAGAAcaattttgataaaagaatCTGGGTGTGTGTCTCAGAGCCTTTCGATGAGATTAGGATTGCCAAAGCAATAATTCAATCTCTCGAGAATTATACTTCTAATGTAGTAGAATTAGAATATCTTCTTCATTGTATTCGTGACTCTGTTAAGACTAAaaaatttttgcttattttggatGATGTGTGGACTGAAAATGACAAGAAATGGGAACCATTCTATAATTGTCTAAAGAATGGTCTTCATgagagtaaaattttaattaccacaCGTAAAGAGTCAGTTGCACGTATAATGAAATCAAATGATATCATAAATGTTGGTGAATTGTCTAATGAGGAGAATTGGTTATTTTTTGAAAAGCTAGCACTTTCTGAAAGACTTCCTGAAGagtataaaaatttagaagaaattgGTAGGAAAATAGTTAGGAAGTGCAAGGGGTTACCTCTTGCTGTAAAAACTATTGGGAGTCTCTTgcagtttaaaaaatctaaagagCAGTGGCAACATGTGTTAGATAGTGAAATGTGGAAGTTTGAAGATACTGAAAAAGGTCTTTTAACCCCTTTGATGTTGAGTTATAATGATTTACCTCCAATG GGTTAtcttagagaagaaaaagatgatgagaATGAGGATATAATTGGTGAAGAGTATTTTGACTATTTAGTGGCAAGATCTCTCTTACAAAAGCATAAATCATTTTCTGGTTCGTACATGCATGATATAGTACACGACTTTGCACAATTTTTGGGTGATAAAGAGTGCTTATCAATAGAAGTGTATGGCGACGAAGACCCACTTAAGAACTCTCCTAAGGACAGA GGGATTGGAAAATTAGTAAATTTGAGGCGTTTGGAATATAATGATTTTCGGGGTACACTACTTTACACGCCAAAAGGGGTAGAGAAATTGACAGGTCTTCGAAGGTTAGGTTCATTTGTCATACGGGGTGGTGGTGATCATGATAACAAAGCATGTAGTTTTGAAGGACTGAAAAATTTGAATCGTCTTGAAGGGGGGCTTATAGTAAGAGGATTGGGAAATGTAACAGATGTCAGCAATGGGAAACTGGCAGAAGTTTTTAAGAACAAGGAAAAACTCCGGTGGTTGGATTTAAAGTTTGATAAACGTGGAGAAGTGGAGAGACTAGATGAGGATGATGAACTAATACTTGAAACCTCACAACCACCACCAAATTTAGAGACTCTAAGTATATACTACTACAAAGGCAACACATTCCCTGCCGCTTGGACGACTTTAACCAAACTGAAGGAGTTAAGACTTAAGGATTGCCCCAAGTTAAAGGCACTGCCAGACAGCCTTCTGCAGAGGACAACACTCCAGGAATTGTCTATTAGTGGATGTCCTTTTCTATGTGAACGATACAACAAGGAAACAGGAGAGGACTGGCCCAAGATCTCTCACATCCCTTATATCAGCATCAATCTTCAGTTTGTACGAAGTGGGCAATGA
- the LOC123207275 gene encoding deoxypodophyllotoxin synthase-like: MIRGSETLPKLPVIGLSSWEDLRPGTETWESTKKQVCQALEEYGCFVIESSQVSLDLHSKIYSSVVDLFDLPKELKQQKPAHQIDHPLGRSSSFCPEHERVDTENLTTLEGAQSFTKLMWPSGNDRFCESAHEMAKIMKKLDLTIVRMVFQNYGVEKYYDYYVESMNHVIGCTRYKESQMNNSYLGLLSHTDKSFSTILHQNGVNGLEIQTKDGQWILYDPPSHSSFIYLSSDAFKAWSNGRVRSCCHRVVVDGNKTRISLASTAFHKGPALSVPDELVDAEHPLLYKPFNHLEYRRTHIELALKRIGYSIEAHCGV, encoded by the exons ATGATCAGGGGTTCCGAAACTCTCCCAAAACTGCCTGTCATAGGTTTATCGTCATGGGAAGACCTGAGGCCTGGTACAGAAACTTGGGAATCAACTAAGAAGCAAGTATGCCAGGCTCTTGAAGAGTATGGCTGTTTTGTGATCGAAAGCAGTCAAGTTTCTTTGGATCTCCACAGTAAAATCTACAGTTCAGTTGTGGATTTGTTCGATTTGCCAAAAGAACTCAAACAGCAGAAACCTGCTCATCAGATCGACCATCCTCTCGGAAGATCAAGCTCGTTTTGCCCTGAACATGAGCGTGTAGACACTGAAAATTTAACCACTTTGGAAGGAGCTCAGAGTTTCACCAAACTCATGTGGCCCTCTGGAAATGACAGATTCTG TGAAAGTGCCCATGAGATGGCAAAGATCATGAAGAAATTAGATCTAACGATTGTGAGAATGGTTTTCCAAAACTACGGGGTAGAAAAATACTATGACTACTACGTTGAATCAATGAACCATGTTATTGGGTGCACCAGGTACAAAGAATCCCAGATGAACAACAGCTACTTGGGTCTTCTCTCCCACACTGACAAGTCATTTTCAACCATACTTCATCAGAATGGTGTTAATGGCTTGgagattcaaacaaaagatgGGCAGTGGATTCTCTATGATCCCCCCTCCCATTCATCCTTCATATACCTTTCTTCTGATGCCTTCAAG GCATGGAGTAATGGTAGAGTGCGTTCATGTTGTCATCGAGTGGTTGTGGATGGAAACAAGACCAGGATTTCGTTGGCGTCGACTGCATTTCACAAAGGGCCAGCGCTGAGTGTTCCTGATGAGCTAGTTGATGCGGAACACCCTTTGCTATACAAGCCATTTAACCACCTTGAATATCGTAGAACGCATATTGAATTAGCCTTGAAAAGAATTGGCTACTCTATCGAAGCTCACTGTGGTGTCTAA
- the LOC123207285 gene encoding putative disease resistance protein RGA3, with the protein MAEAIVSLVLKQLGSVLSEQASGCIGKQVSLVWDVDEEVEKLTHNLEAIQAVLFDAEQKQIKNAAVRLWLHRLKDVCYDVDDVLDEWNTAILKLRIEGGHDHNAIAPKKKVCCFFPSPCFGFKEVVLRRDIAVRITDINKKLDAIAKEKNDYNLNVIKAIERFDNLPMQSTSFIDVSDIIGRDNLKNDLVSKLLCEGSEKNLHIISLVGMGGIGKTTLAQFAYNNNEVENKFDKKIWVCVSEPFDEIRIAKAIIQSLKNNTPNVAELEYLLQCIRDSVKTKKFLLILDDVWTENNKKWEPFYNCLKNGLHGSKILITTRKESVARIMKSNDIINVGELSNEENWLLFEKLALSERLPEEYKNLEEIGRKIVRKCKGLPLAVKTIGSLLQFKKSKEQWQHVLDSEMWKFEDTEKGLLTPLMLSYNDLTLMVKRCFVCCSIYPKDYNIDKRTIVDLWMAQGYLRKEKNDENENITGEEYLDYLVTRSLLQKHKSFSDSYMMHDIVHDFAQFLGDKECSSIEVYGDEDSLKNSPRDKRGLPHNITSGDWKISKFEAFGI; encoded by the exons ATGGCTGAAGCAATTGTTTCTTTGGTCTTGAAGCAACTGGGTTCAGTTCTTTCTGAGCAGGCGTCTGGCTGCATCGGAAAACAAGTGAGCCTTGTTTGGGATGTTGACGAAGAAGTAGAGAAACTTACGCACAACCTTGAAGCCATTCAAGCTGTGCTATTTGATGCAGagcaaaaacaaataaagaatgCAGCTGTGAGACTGTGGTTACATCGTCTCAAAGACGTATGCTATGACGTGGACGATGTGCTGGATGAGTGGAATACTGCAATCTTGAAATTGCGAATTGAGGGGGGTCATGATCATAATGCTATTGCTCCGAAGAAGAAGGTGTGTTGCTTCTTTCCATCTCCTTGTTTTGGTTTCAAAGAAGTTGTTTTACGTCGCGACATTGCAGTTAGGATaactgatataaataaaaagctaGATGCTATAgccaaagagaaaaatgattataATCTTAATGTGATTAAGGCTATTGAGAGATTTGATAATCTACCAATGCAAAGTACTTCTTTTATTGATGTCTCTGATATAATTGGTAGAGATAATTTGAAGAATGATTTAGTAAGCAAGTTATTGTGTGAGGGCAGTGAAAAAAACCTCCATATCATCTCGCTTGTAGGGATGGGGGGAATAGGAAAAACAACTCTTGCccaatttgcttataataacaATGAGGTGGAgaacaaatttgataaaaaaatctgGGTGTGTGTATCAGAACCTTTCGATGAGATTAGGATTGCCAAAGCGATCATTCAATCTCTCAAAAATAATACTCCTAATGTAGCAGAATTAGAATATCTTCTTCAATGTATTCGTGACTCTGTTAAGACTAAaaaatttttgcttattttggatGATGTGTGGACTGAAAATAACAAGAAATGGGAACCATTCTATAATTGTCTAAAGAATGGTCTTCATGggagtaaaattttaattaccacaCGTAAAGAGTCAGTTGCACGTATAATGAAATCAAATGATATCATAAATGTTGGTGAATTGTCTAATGAGGAGAATTGGTTATTGTTTGAAAAGCTAGCACTTTCTGAAAGACTTCCTGAAGagtataaaaatttagaagaaattgGTAGGAAAATAGTTAGGAAGTGCAAGGGGTTACCTCTTGCTGTAAAAACTATTGGGAGTCTCTTgcagtttaaaaaatctaaagagCAGTGGCAACATGTGTTAGATAGTGAAATGTGGAAGTTTGAAGATACTGAAAAAGGTCTTTTAACCCCTTTGATGTTGAGTTATAATGATTTAACTCTAATGGTAAAACGGTGTTTTGTATGTTGCTCTATATATCCAAAAGATTATAATATCGATAAACGTACAATAGTTGATTTATGGATGGCTCAGGGTTATcttaggaaagaaaaaaatgatgagaATGAGAATATAACTGGTGAAGAATATTTGGACTATTTAGTGACAAGATCTCTCTTACAAAAGCACAAATCATTTTCTGATTCGTACATGATGCATGATATAGTACACGACTTTGCACAATTTTTGGGTGATAAAGAGTGCTCATCAATAGAAGTCTATGGCGACGAAGACTCACTTAAAAACTCTCCTAGGGACAAA CGTGGATTGCCTCATAACATTACCTCAGGGGATTGGAAAATTAGTAAATTTGAGGCGTTTGGAATATAA
- the LOC123207267 gene encoding putative disease resistance protein RGA4 has translation MAEATVSFALEQLGSILFRKTSGFIIKLVCLVGDVEKEVDKLTHNLRAIQAVLVDAEQKQMKEEAVRVWLYRLKDVCYEVDDVLDEWNTAILKLRIEAGHDHNALVPKKKVCCFFLSPWFGLKKVVLRRNIAVKITDINKKLDVIAKEKSDYNLNVILANEKPESQQMQTTSFIDVSDIYGRDNEKNNLVSKLLCEGSEQNLHIISLVGMGGIGKTTLAQFAYNNNDVKNNFDKRIWVCVSEPFDEFRIAKAIIESLEGHTPNVGELESLLQRICDSIENKKFMLILDDMWTEDYKKWEPFYNCLKKGSCGSKILVTTRKESVARITNSINIINVSELSDEENWSLFRKLALSERPPDEYENLEEIGREIVKKCKGLPLATITIGRLLQFKKSKEQWQRVLGSELWKVENVEKGLLTPLMLSYNDLPPMVKQCFVYCSIFPKDYDYMFKKTLIDLWMAQGYLGLEKDDQNVEIIGEEYSDYLVTRSLLQANGSYKYKMHDIVHDFAQFLGNNECLSVEVYGVEDPLANSSHDKVRHLMLTLNGIGTSFLESTCRLKWLRSLLLTCGNVDTNCLTSDVLARLFTELTCLRALKLDAKFNFEEIPKEIGKLIRLRHLELCDQSFGKIIKFPESLCELYNLHTLRFVSPSVETLPQGIEKLVNLRRLEFDTLRCGLLYMPKGVEKLTGLRRLSGFVIRGGGDHDNKACSFEGLKNLNRLEGSLTVRGLGNLTDVSDGKLTEVLKNEEKLHQLNLEFDKSEEGERLGDDDELILKTLQLPPNLEDLSIWYYRGNTFPSTWTTLTKLKVLRLRVCSNCKHLHHLGNLPLLELLDLMAMSSVKKVDDNFWGIESETSSSSSLCVHFPKLKDFRFWYTREWEEWDCKVEEFMPCLASLRIVLCPKLKAQPDNLLQRTTLKRLDFSQSPILTERYNKETGEDWPKISHIPYIEIDCNRVQHEQ, from the coding sequence ATGGCTGAAGCAACTGTTTCCTTTGCCTTAGAGCAACTGGGTTCAATTCTTTTTCGGAAGACGTCTGGCTTCATCATAAAACTGGTGTGCCTTGTTGGGGATGTTGAAAAGGAAGTAGACAAGCTTACCCACAATCTTCGAGCCATTCAAGCTGTCCTAGTTGATGCAGAGCAAAAACAAATGAAGGAAGAAGCTGTAAGAGTATGGTTATATCGGCTGAAAGATGTATGCTATGAGGTGGACGATGTGTTGGATGAGTGGAATACTGCAATCCTGAAATTGCGAATTGAGGCAGGTCATGATCATaatgctcttgttcctaagaaGAAGGTGTGTTGCTTCTTTCTATCTccttggtttggtttaaaaaaagttgttttaCGTCGCAACATTGCAGTTAAGATaactgatataaataaaaagctaGATGTTATAGCCAAAGAGAAAAGTGATTATAATCTTAATGTGATTTTGGCTAATGAGAAACCTGAGAGTCAGCAAATGCaaactacttcttttattgatgTGTCTGATATATATGGCAGAGATAATGAGAAGAATAATTTAGTAAGCAAGTTATTGTGTGAGGGTAGTGAACAAAACCTCCATATTATCTCGCTTGTAGGGATGGGGGGAATTGGAAAAACAACTTTGGCtcaatttgcctacaataacaATGACGTGAAGAAcaattttgataaaagaatatgGGTGTGTGTATCAGAACCTTTTGATGAGTTTAGGATTGCCAAAGCAATCATTGAGTCTCTTGAAGGTCATACTCCTAATGTAGGAGAACTAGAATCTCTTCTTCAACGTATTTGTGACTCTattgagaataaaaaatttatgcttATTTTAGATGATATGTGGACCGAAGATTACAAGAAATGGGAACCATTCTATAATTGTCTAAAAAAGGGTTCTTGTggaagtaaaattttagttaccACACGTAAAGAGTCAGTTGCACGTATAACgaattcaattaatattatcaatgtcAGTGAATTATCTGACGAGGAGAATTGGTCATTGTTTAGAAAGCTAGCTCTTTCTGAAAGACCTCCTGATGAGTATGAAAATTTAGAAGAGATTGGTAGGGAAATAGTTAAGAAGTGCAAGGGGTTACCTCTTGCTACAATAACTATTGGGAGGTTGTtgcaatttaaaaaatctaaagagCAATGGCAACGTGTTTTAGGTAGTGAACTGTGGAAGGTTGAAAATGTTGAAAAGGGTCTTTTAACCCCTTTGATGTTGAGTTATAATGATTTACCTCCAATGGTGAAGCAGTGTTTTGTATATTGCTCTATATTTCCAAAAGATTAcgattatatgtttaaaaaaacattaattgaCTTATGGATGGCTCAAGGTTATCTTGGGTTAGAAAAAGATGATCAGAATGTAGAGATAATTGGTGAAGAGTATTCTGACTATTTAGTGACGAGATCTCTTCTACAAGCAAATGGATCTTATAAGTATAAAATGCATGATATAGTGCATGATTTTGCACAATTTTTGGGTAACAATGAATGTTTATCTGTAGAAGTCTATGGTGTTGAAGACCCACTTGCAAACTCTTCTCACGACAAAGTTCGTCATCTAATGTTAACTCTTAATGGAATTGGAACTTCATTTCTTGAATCTACTTGTAGATTAAAATGGTTACGTAGTCTCTTACTTACATGTGGAAATGTTGACACAAATTGCTTGACCAGTGATGTTTTAGCAAGGTTATTTACTGAATTGACATGTTTACGGGCATTAAAGTTGGAtgctaaatttaattttgaagaaattccAAAAGAGATAGGAAAATTGATACGTTTAAGGCATCTTGAATTGTGCGACCAATcttttggaaaaataataaaatttcctGAAAGTTTGTGcgaattatataatttacataCTTTAAGGTTTGTGAGTCCTTCGGTCGAAACTTTACCCCAAGGGATTGAAAAATTAGTCAATTTAAGGCGTTTGGAATTTGACACTTTGCGTTGTGGACTACTTTACATGCCGAAAGGGGTTGAGAAATTAACAGGCCTTCGAAGATTAAGTGGATTCGTCATACGAGGTGGTGGTGATCATGATAACAAAGCCTGTAGTTTTGAAGGACTGAAAAATTTGAATCGTCTTGAAGGGAGCCTTACAGTAAGAGGGTTGGGAAATTTAACAGATGTGAGTGATGGTAAACTAACAGAAGTACTTAAAAATGAGGAAAAACTCCATCAGTTGAATTTGGAATTTGATAAAAGTGAAGAAGGGGAGAGATTAGGTGATGATGATGAACTAATACTTAAAACCTTGCAACTGCCACCAAATTTAGAGGATTTATCGATATGGTACTACAGAGGCAACACATTTCCCTCCACTTGGACGACTTTAACCAAACTGAAGGTGTTAAGGCTTCGCGTTTGCTCCAACTGTAAGCATTTGCATCATTTGGGAAATTTGCCACTCCTGGAATTACTAGATTTAATGGCAATGTCCAGTGTGAAAAAAGTGGATGACAATTTTTGGGGAATAGAAAGTGAGacctcatcatcatcttcattgtgTGTTCACTTTCCCAAGTTGAAAGATTTCAGATTTTGGTACACCAGAGAATGGGAAGAGTGGGATTGCAAGGTGGAGGAATTCATGCCATGCCTTGCTAGTTTGAGAATTGTACTGTGCCCCAAGTTAAAGGCACAGCCAGACAACCTTCTGCAGAGGACAACACTCAAGCGATTGGATTTTAGTCAAAGTCCTATTCTAACTGAACGATACAACAAGGAAACAGGAGAGGACTGGCCCAAGATCTCTCACATCCCTTATATCGAGATTGATTGTAACCGTGTGCAACATGAGCAATAA